Part of the Salvelinus fontinalis isolate EN_2023a chromosome 1, ASM2944872v1, whole genome shotgun sequence genome is shown below.
TGGTCTCCATCTCTACCAACCCCTCTgatacaccacacaccacacacagacatacacatatacacacagacatacacatatacacacagacatacacatatacagacatacacatatacagacatacacatatacagacatacacatatacagacatacacatatacagacatacacatatacagacatacacatatacagacatacacacacacagacatacacatatacagacatacacatatacagacatacaccacacacagacatacacatatacagacatacacatacacagacatacacatatacagacattcacatatacagacatacacatatacagacatacacatatacagacatacacatatacagacatacaccacacacagacatacacatatacagacatacacatatacagacatacacatatacagacatacacatatacagacacacacacatacagacatacacatatacagacattcacatatacagacatacacacacacacacacacacacacacacacacacacacacacacacacacacacacacacacacacacacacacacacacacacacacacacacacacacacacacacacacacacacaatcggtCTAAAGAGTGTGTGACCCCTAGCAGTTAGTGTCGGACCTCAGTACGGTCAGGACAGGGTCATGTCTCCACATCAGTGTGATGAGGGAAGTGACACATTACCATCATGTTTGCATTGAGATTCAGAGCAAACACAGCcctgggcccgtatccacaaagcctctCAAAGTAGAggagctgatctgggatcagtatCTTCTTTTAGATCCTAATGAATAAGGCTTTTTGTGGATATAGGCCCAGGGCTTGAAGTGTATCGGGAGGGGTTGGGTACAGATGAGTGGAGTATCACTTCCCAAAGCTGATGGCATGCGGGACAGTTAGCTTAAGTTGCCAAAAAGTTAATGAGGCATTGGTTGAGTTATCACTTTAAAGAACCAGGTAGTGTTTCACTCTATGGCTGATTGCATATGACACAGGCTTGTTTTGTTCTAGGCTATTTTATGTATCTTCCTGAACTTTCCGTCTGTTTTAAATGCTGTTTTTATTTTGAGAGCTCTGGTGAGATGGtgaacaggcaaagcatcaatatagGGGTAAGATTGAATTATACTagaccggctccgacgctcgtcttatgtggcagggcttgcaaactattacagactataaagggaagcacagccgcgagctgcccgaTGACACAAGCCTATCCAGACGAGCTATATCACTTCTATGATCGCTTTGAggtaagcaacactgaggcatgcatgagagcatcagctgttctggacgactgtgtgatcacgctctccgtagtcgacgtgagtaagacctttaaacaggtcaacatatacaaggctgcggggccagatggattaccaggacgtgtgctccgggcatgtgctgaccaactggcaggtgtcttcactgacatttttaacatgttcctgattgagtctgtaataccaacatgtttcaagcagaccaccatagtccctgtgcccaagaacacaaaggcaacctgcctaaatgactacagacccgtagcactcacgtccgtagccatgaagtgctttgaaaggctggtaatggctcacatcaacaccaccagaaaccctagacccactccaatttgcataccgccctaacagatccacagatgatgcaatctctattgcactccacactgccctttcccacctggacaaaaggaacacctatgtgagaatgctattcattgactacagctcagcattcaacaccatagtgccctcaaagctcatcactaagctaaggaccctgggactaaacacctccctctgcaactggatcctggacttcctgatgggccacccccaggtggtgagggtagttagcaacacctctgccacactgatcctcaacatttgAGCCCCCCAGAGGTGtgtgctcagtctcctcctgtactccctgttcacccacgactgcattgccaccatgactccaacaccatcattaagtttgcagatgacacaacagtggtaggcctgatcaccgacaacgacgagacagcctatagggaggaggtcagagacctggccgggtggtgccagaataacaacctatccctcaacgtaaccaagactaaggagatgattgtggactacgggaaaaggaggacagagtacccccccattcttatcgacagggctgtagtggagcaggttgagagcttcaagttccttggtgtccatatcaccaacaaactagaacggTCCAAACAcagcaagacagtcgtgaagagggcacgacaaagcctattccccctcaggaaactacaaatatttggcatgggttcctgagatcctcaaaagcttctacagctgcaacatcgagagcatcctgactagttgcacctggtatggtaactgctcggcctccgaccgcatggcactacagaaggtagtgcgtacggcccagtacatcactggggctaagcttcctgccatccaggacttctacaccaggcggtgtcagaggaaggccctaaaaactgtcaaagaccccagtcaccccagtcatagactgttctctctactaccgcatggcaagcggtaccggagagcaaagtctaggacaaaaaggcttctcaacagtttttaccccaagccataagactcctgaacaggtaatcaaatggctacccggactatttgcattgtttgTCCCCCACCCCCCCTGAACCCCCTCttgtacgctgctgctactctctgtttatcatatatgcacagtcacattaactatatatccatgtagatatgtacatactacctcaattggccagATCatccagtgctcccgcacattggctaaccgggctgtctgcattgtgtcccaccacccaccacccgccaacccctattttacgctactgctactctctgttcatcatatatgcatagtcactttaaccatatctacatgcacatactacctcaatcagcctgactaaccggtgtctgtatgtagcctcgctacttttatactGTTGTTTCTATCTCTtgacattattttttatttattttattgttcacctaataatttttttttgcattattggttagagcctgtaagtaagcatttcactgtaaggtctattcggcgcaagtgacaaataaactttgcaGGTTCGTGTTCTAACATATTTCAGCATCACTTGTAAACACAACTAGTAAACATCCCAGTTGCCATAACTCAAGCAAAAACAAAAAGTGAGTAAAATTGAAAAACTGATCTCAGTTCAGTGTCTGGGGGCAAATTCACTTTTGCAGAGGGAGCGGGTAAAGCGCTATTAACCAATCAGGTTTATGCATTTTGACGTGACGTCACACAACATCATGGCGGTGTACATGCTGAACACAAACACAGCACACTTTTACCTACGAAGATAAGCAATCGGGATAATGACAAGCGATTCATTTTGCGTTTAAATAGTCAAGTCATCTATGGTAAAGTCAAATGAGGAACAAGAAAACTGACGACGAAATATGCCAAATCCAAGAAAGCATGACCATAACACTGGCTCAAATGACATAAGTGAAATCTGGAGTCATGTTTCCACATTTTCTCAAAAAAGGTTGAGAACAAACAAATCGGGTAAAAGCCCGAAACTGACACCCAAATCTTCACCTTCTGTCAGGAAGTCACCACATACTCGTTCTAAAGGTAAGATGGTTGCTAAAAGTGCACGGGAATGGTATCGTTATCCAGCTAGTTGGGTAGCTAACAACATCTAGACCCAATAGCTAAGTTTGGCAAACGTTCGTGTAGGTTGCAGGATAAACAGCTCGAACGTTAATTAGCTGGGCAGAGCCGTAGTTAGCTAGCCAGGGCCACGTTCAGTTGCCAAACGTTTTtcaacgttgcagatagaaatgtaatgtaTAGAACTGATGTGATTCCTCGttctatttctatctgaacgttccaaaacCATTGGTTTGTTTATTAGGATCCACGTTAGCGTTTTAATTGTAACCTTTAATTAACTAcagcacatgcagcagctactcttcctggggtccacataaaacgTACAAATAAATTACTAAGTACTAAACAGTTATAGACAAGGACATTATACAAATATAAAACATAAGAGTTATATATTAGAAAGACACCAAGAGACaacaaaaatactatttacaCACTATTAATATATTCATATTCTTATATACAGTTAAATTAgattttggggctcccgagtggcgcagcagtctaaggcactgcatcttcagtgctagaggcgtcactacagaccctggttcgattccaggctgtatcacaaccggctgtgtttgggagtcccataaggcagcgcacatttggcccagcgtcgttagggtttggccggggtaggttgtcattgtaaataataatttgttcttaactgactttccttgttaaataaaaaatatataatctttAGAAAGAAGAGAGGTGCTGTGATACAATAggttatttttaaatattttttcaaagctaaactgacttttttcctgagtggcagagcattccacgaTGACATGGCTCCATACATAACTGAACACTGCATTAGCCCCTAGTCCCACACGCGCTGATGCTCTCCCTATTGTACTCATGCGTGACCAGGTAGACCCCATTTGTTGTTCACCTATTTAGTATGTCTAGTGACCTCCTTACAGTTCGTCTCGTTCCCACCAGATCTGGAGACGCCCAAACGACGAGCGAGGGGCAGATACACGGGCTTAAACAACATTGCTGATTCACCCGGGGATGGAGATATTTTACAAGACATCATATGGGACCCGGCATCACCTACTCCTGCTAGAAGTGGTATGATGGTGTTGTTAAGTCACCTGATGAACAAAAGGCTGATTTAGCTTTAAAATTAGCATATCTTTGTCCTtcattcctcctcttcctcattctCCTCACACCTATCAGACCATCATGTGTCATCCTCAATCCACCCATCTTTTAGTTGTTCTTCTCAAAGCCGGTACATGACGGTGTCTTAGTTGATAGAAGGTCATGTGTTTCATTCCTCCACAGATCACAGAGCCGACACACAGGCTACTTACAGTGTCCGCTAGTGGTCTTTATGCCCCAAGTGATTGTGATGACTATGTATGCGTGCCAACAGAAGGCTAACTGTTGCTGTCCTTATTCTCCAGGGGAATGGCCCAGCGACACCAGAGTTGTTGAGATATCAGACATTGTCAATCGGATCGCCCCTAAGGTCAGTATATAAAACATGTTCACCGTGTCACTGAGGTCCATTGATAGATGGagtataggccgtcattgtaaataagaattagttcttaactaacttgcccagttaaatataATAAATGAATAGATTCTGGTGCCCTGCAGCACCAACATGTTTTAGAATCATgtgttactgtggatataaagGCCTCGCTATATTAAAATGTAAAAGACTGCATTCTACTGTGTTGATTTGTTTCAGTGGATGTAAAGAGATGCTTTGAAAGAAGACATTCTAAATCTGGTTCTTCTTGAAGCACTGGAGGTTAAAGCCTGGGCCCTGGCTTGAAAGTACTCCCAAAGCTTTAGCTTGGTCATAGCACACAAACCAGCTGTTTGTTTTCCTTTTCCAGGATGCCCAGCATGTCTCTGTGGATAGTCCTCTGCTCCAGTGGATTGGGGACAGTGCTGTCCCCTGTACCCCAGAGGTACGCCCGCCCAATGCAAGGAAGAAATCCACTCGGTGAGTGAACTTGTACAAATCACTTGTGTATTCAGCTTGACAAGTTGAAAACCTTTTATTTAACATGTAAGGTTTATTTCTCGTCCAATAGTTTTGTCTTTTCCAGTAATTCTCTTAATCAGATCATTCTTGCGTTCAGATTTTTTGCTAGTGCTTATACCAGCTTCTTCAAAGGTTCCTCAATATATTAATTATGCCTTACTTGTTCATTCATCCACTcacttcatcctctcctctctacaggaaAAGCTCAGTGGAGGACTTGATGCAGCTGGCCAGGCAGTTTGACATCAGCATGcaccagcaggacagagagaggaagagttctgaacacaggaacaataacataaacaacaacaggtACGAGGAGGAACCCAAGGGCTCGACGACAATGTCGTCATCAGCCCAGCAGGTAGAGGCGGAGCTTAACGCTCTGTTCGACGGGCCGACGCAGCGAGTCACCGGACGGCTCAGCCAAGGGTCGACCGCCTCCACCTGTTCTCAGGAGGTCAAGGTTCAAGTTGGGGTCAGCCATCTCACTACCGATGACCTCGTCAAAGTGTCGGAGGTCAAGCCTGGCGGGGGAAGCACGTCTGGTTCATCGGCTCGTACTGGTAAAGAGGATGTGGGACAGTGGAATGCCACGACAACTGTGGCGAAAGACGAGGACTTTGACTGGGAGGATGACGACCTTCTCAATGACCCTATCGTGTTGGAGATGACCCAGAATCCTGAGGGGCTGAAAACGCTGTCCCCCAAACCCAGCAGCTCACTGACTCTGAGCACTGACAGAGACAACACACAGCTGCTAACAGATACAGAAAAGACCCTACCaccctcctctactacctctaatCCTATCAGCCTGCCCTCTCACTCTGTCTGGAAGGGGACAAGCACACACCTTCAACCCTCAAACAGAGGTGGCCTCACTGGGCCGTGTCCTAAACCCAAGCCCGCCAGCAGAAACACTTTCCTGCTGGAGCCCAAACTTTGTTTCCAGGTGAATATGGCTCCGACAACCAGAGAAGCACCCAGACCGTTCCTCACTGTTGGAGAGGCCCAGCCTGAGAGGCCCGGTGTGTCTGCAGCCCTGGGGAGTAGGGGCCCCAGTAGAGATTCTGCAGAAGGGGTGAGCACAGCCACAACTCCAACCTCCCGTGGAACCACAGCCCCAGACTCCGCTTTCAAAGACATCTCAGAGGAGGACCTCCAGTCCCTGTTTGACTCTGAGTCGCTGTGGAACGACGACGAAGGTGACGATGACGAACTGCTGTATCAGGTGTGTGACGACGTGGAGAGGATCTCCAACAGTCAGTCCGATGGTGCCACCGCAACCACGGATGCCACTGAGGTCCGCGTCCAAGAGAGCAAACCGAAAGCCACTCCAACCGCCCCTCTGGCTGCAGCGAGAGAGGGGTCTATGACTATGGATAGGGCTGTAGGTGGTCCTAGCAGTAAACAGTCAACCACCTGCACGTCTGGCCGCTCCAACTCGGCACCAGGAGATAGGAGTAGCACCCCTG
Proteins encoded:
- the etaa1b gene encoding ewing's tumor-associated antigen 1; amino-acid sequence: MPNPRKHDHNTGSNDISEIWSHVSTFSQKRLRTNKSGKSPKLTPKSSPSVRKSPHTRSKDLETPKRRARGRYTGLNNIADSPGDGDILQDIIWDPASPTPARSGEWPSDTRVVEISDIVNRIAPKDAQHVSVDSPLLQWIGDSAVPCTPEVRPPNARKKSTRKSSVEDLMQLARQFDISMHQQDRERKSSEHRNNNINNNRYEEEPKGSTTMSSSAQQVEAELNALFDGPTQRVTGRLSQGSTASTCSQEVKVQVGVSHLTTDDLVKVSEVKPGGGSTSGSSARTGKEDVGQWNATTTVAKDEDFDWEDDDLLNDPIVLEMTQNPEGLKTLSPKPSSSLTLSTDRDNTQLLTDTEKTLPPSSTTSNPISLPSHSVWKGTSTHLQPSNRGGLTGPCPKPKPASRNTFLLEPKLCFQVNMAPTTREAPRPFLTVGEAQPERPGVSAALGSRGPSRDSAEGVSTATTPTSRGTTAPDSAFKDISEEDLQSLFDSESLWNDDEGDDDELLYQVCDDVERISNSQSDGATATTDATEVRVQESKPKATPTAPLAAAREGSMTMDRAVGGPSSKQSTTCTSGRSNSAPGDRSSTPVHFQRWNIPAKAGNVWVGHHTVMSQSHPGSGEGLDKFTQLRGAPARGTFGLGSLGVRTFQAGDSKSVMPRTVSASALPKLNSHHASSFKRHLSDSAAIGNKVFVSSPVTGRCTEEEIERKKQEAIARRRTRETSLKAGGLPL